One region of Pseudoalteromonas sp. R3 genomic DNA includes:
- a CDS encoding amino acid adenylation domain-containing protein: MNLVTVADMVAQILKQPAQVQALAGDDWTLSYGELRELVACCLAQLKTFEVQPNECVAIYGDDPRLSTAGVLSALLMGCPFVCLDTRFPVARKQHMLARSQVRVLFYSQNDPQLGVAGCKIALSCNQAPAALCVHTPSADTINNEKQHVAYHVYTSGSTGLPKGISISRHSLAQQIQAARQQYQLTPDNRALCILSSATDAFLQQLLMFLSAGACVYFTQRTVLDPAEFAAVCISHNITHIDVPPSLLATFLADPRAQDWFSDMALSTVILGGEEFSHNIVRHWERLNLFERVALYNEYGPSEATVTSCLHRVTRQDLQRQRVPIGRPSAGSILLIVDAQNRPAKEGELLIGGEGLALEYLAEPQKTADKFITMQRLGRTQRFYRSGDLVKRDEQGLITYLGRQDNQVNLLGHRIELEGIEAVLDQYPGVQSSAVLAVGSELIAFVAGALNGTHTPKLRKALRHSLPDYMLPARFYYYSQLPTTAIGKIDKQALQRTAQHRYAQASKVASVSELIAHSLNIPRAELAMFKGYKEQGGDSLKALALQLRAKQHGWTLSLSQLLNDTPLAQLEHNEHTNKLLFSPELLNYALPNKLAMIYVEQIARWQVCSVLFTRQQISSVKVHQVARILLRKYPTLRLRFNVKEMTQSISKGALHLTGVLDVTSFDDFKRQACDAFKSRLAESSLHEQLVTIASYRSRYGHIVAVGVNHLLVDDISLQVLSNDLDSLLHAPRQFDRQRDWALLHWQQQWHCAVMAGRFDEDLVYWRRALSGKGTFCQEAERKLRQLDRLQSVSSQTKLGDPEQIAALTSRLAQQGQSLQTVLCAALAHSYRACTAEKSMVVALENNGRQPLNDLEHGITVEVGQAVGWFAQSAPLLLHSRESFEAQLETTCADLLAPPVGGHSYGWLSLFSEDPPFKALVQTQAPRISLAFASHIELPEQQLFAQPRLGLSATDWLKDEDVFSFGQLYHWLQIRFVREQEGGLMVELKSDAGIVSQCWLDALSAHLVKAFKQLSFG; encoded by the coding sequence ATGAACCTTGTCACAGTGGCTGATATGGTCGCCCAGATCCTCAAACAACCGGCTCAGGTACAGGCTTTAGCGGGCGATGACTGGACATTAAGCTATGGTGAGTTGCGAGAACTGGTTGCCTGCTGCCTTGCTCAGCTCAAGACATTTGAAGTTCAACCGAATGAGTGTGTGGCCATCTATGGGGATGATCCTCGGTTAAGTACGGCAGGTGTGTTGAGTGCGCTACTGATGGGATGTCCTTTTGTGTGCCTGGATACCCGTTTCCCGGTGGCTCGCAAGCAGCATATGCTGGCACGTAGTCAGGTGCGGGTATTATTTTACAGTCAGAATGACCCTCAATTGGGTGTCGCGGGTTGCAAAATTGCCCTGTCTTGCAATCAGGCACCTGCTGCGCTCTGTGTGCATACACCCTCAGCAGACACTATAAATAACGAAAAACAGCATGTTGCTTATCATGTGTACACTTCCGGCAGTACTGGACTGCCCAAAGGCATTAGCATTTCGCGCCACAGCCTGGCTCAGCAGATCCAGGCCGCACGGCAACAATATCAGCTCACACCGGATAATCGTGCGTTGTGTATTTTATCCAGTGCGACCGACGCGTTTTTACAGCAGCTGCTGATGTTTCTCTCTGCCGGTGCCTGTGTGTACTTTACACAGCGTACAGTCCTTGACCCGGCAGAGTTTGCGGCTGTATGTATCTCACACAATATCACCCATATTGACGTACCACCTAGCCTGCTGGCAACTTTTCTGGCCGATCCCCGGGCGCAAGACTGGTTTTCGGACATGGCACTCAGCACGGTGATTCTTGGCGGAGAGGAGTTCAGCCACAATATAGTGCGCCACTGGGAGCGGCTAAACCTGTTTGAACGCGTGGCGCTTTATAACGAATATGGTCCGTCTGAGGCCACAGTGACATCCTGTTTGCACCGCGTTACTCGTCAGGACCTGCAACGGCAAAGAGTACCCATTGGCCGTCCGTCGGCAGGCAGTATCTTGTTGATCGTTGACGCTCAGAATCGGCCAGCCAAAGAAGGGGAATTGTTAATTGGGGGAGAGGGCCTGGCTTTAGAGTACCTGGCTGAGCCACAAAAAACGGCCGATAAGTTTATAACGATGCAGCGGTTAGGCCGTACGCAGCGCTTCTATCGAAGTGGCGATTTGGTCAAGCGGGACGAACAAGGGCTTATCACTTATCTGGGTCGCCAAGACAATCAAGTGAACTTACTGGGACATCGGATAGAGCTTGAAGGTATCGAAGCGGTACTGGATCAATATCCTGGCGTACAGAGTTCAGCGGTACTGGCTGTTGGTAGTGAACTGATAGCCTTTGTTGCCGGAGCGCTTAATGGCACACACACACCTAAGCTACGCAAGGCGTTGCGCCACTCTTTGCCTGACTATATGCTGCCGGCACGGTTCTACTATTACTCTCAGCTGCCAACCACCGCCATTGGTAAAATTGATAAGCAGGCTTTACAGCGGACCGCTCAGCACCGGTATGCGCAAGCTTCCAAGGTCGCATCTGTGTCTGAACTCATTGCACACAGTCTAAATATACCGCGTGCCGAGCTTGCCATGTTTAAAGGGTACAAGGAACAGGGAGGCGATTCACTCAAAGCGTTGGCATTGCAGCTGCGTGCCAAACAACACGGCTGGACCTTGTCTTTGTCTCAATTGCTAAATGATACGCCACTGGCTCAGTTAGAACACAATGAACATACCAACAAACTGCTTTTCTCACCTGAGCTGCTCAATTACGCTTTGCCGAATAAATTGGCCATGATCTATGTTGAGCAGATCGCCCGCTGGCAAGTGTGCTCTGTATTGTTTACCCGCCAGCAGATCAGTAGTGTCAAGGTGCATCAGGTTGCGCGGATCTTACTGCGTAAGTATCCCACGCTGAGGCTGCGCTTTAATGTGAAAGAGATGACACAGTCTATCAGTAAAGGGGCTTTACACCTGACCGGTGTGCTTGACGTGACCAGTTTTGATGACTTTAAACGACAGGCCTGCGATGCATTTAAGTCCCGTCTCGCGGAATCTTCTTTGCACGAACAGTTAGTGACCATTGCCAGCTATCGCAGTCGCTACGGTCATATTGTGGCTGTGGGAGTGAACCATCTGCTGGTCGACGATATCAGCCTTCAGGTGCTCAGTAATGATCTGGACAGCCTATTGCATGCGCCGCGACAGTTTGACAGACAACGAGACTGGGCGTTGCTGCATTGGCAGCAGCAGTGGCATTGTGCAGTAATGGCAGGCCGGTTTGATGAAGATCTTGTTTACTGGCGTCGCGCGCTCAGTGGCAAAGGGACTTTTTGTCAGGAAGCAGAGCGCAAACTCAGGCAGTTGGACAGGCTACAATCAGTCAGTAGCCAGACTAAACTAGGGGATCCGGAACAGATCGCTGCCCTGACGTCACGGCTTGCTCAGCAGGGTCAGTCTCTGCAGACTGTTCTTTGTGCGGCGCTGGCTCATAGTTACCGAGCGTGCACAGCAGAAAAGTCTATGGTGGTGGCGCTGGAAAACAACGGCAGACAACCTTTAAATGATCTGGAGCACGGAATCACCGTTGAAGTAGGTCAGGCTGTTGGCTGGTTTGCTCAAAGCGCCCCTTTGTTGCTACATAGCCGTGAATCTTTTGAAGCACAGTTAGAAACAACCTGCGCGGACTTACTTGCACCTCCCGTGGGCGGGCACAGTTATGGCTGGTTGAGTTTATTCAGTGAGGACCCGCCTTTTAAAGCACTTGTTCAAACTCAGGCACCAAGAATTTCGCTGGCTTTTGCCAGTCATATTGAACTGCCTGAGCAGCAATTGTTTGCTCAGCCAAGGCTTGGCTTGAGTGCAACCGATTGGCTCAAAGACGAAGACGTTTTTTCCTTTGGGCAACTCTATCACTGGTTGCAGATCCGATTTGTGCGTGAGCAAGAAGGCGGTTTGATGGTAGAATTAAAAAGTGATGCCGGTATTGTAAGTCAGTGTTGGCTTGACGCGCTCTCAGCGCATTTGGTCAAGGCCTTTAAGCAATTGAGCTTTGGATAA
- a CDS encoding transporter substrate-binding domain-containing protein: MRLFRHCFSILLATIVCLTPYIAFAQSCDQTVTVSASDNWPPYSYRVGEQYHGLDIEILELVLNNANLCWRYVTFPSSSRAFEEFRKGKVDVIFAASFTQERRKFSEFSVPYRDEVMQLFRHADNPLSPQHAFAPTLHFLTKSLVAVNRGSVYGEAFSRVAQQCPDCVVDINLATERFDLLVRKRVDYAVEDLFTGIYLINREPYNAHVRASRLTVHKNPVHYMIRPGLFSEKRLQQFNLAIERNQAAIDELIDLHFQRLLSGSVQAKP, from the coding sequence ATGCGCTTGTTTCGCCATTGTTTTAGCATTTTGCTGGCCACTATCGTGTGCCTGACGCCATATATAGCCTTTGCACAATCCTGCGATCAAACGGTCACTGTCAGTGCCAGCGACAACTGGCCACCATACTCTTATCGAGTGGGTGAGCAGTATCACGGCCTGGACATTGAGATACTGGAGCTGGTACTGAACAATGCCAATTTATGTTGGCGCTATGTGACTTTTCCCTCTTCAAGCCGGGCCTTTGAGGAATTTAGAAAAGGCAAAGTCGATGTGATTTTTGCAGCCAGCTTCACACAGGAGCGACGCAAGTTTTCAGAGTTTAGTGTGCCGTACCGGGATGAAGTCATGCAATTGTTTCGCCACGCGGATAACCCCCTGAGCCCGCAACATGCATTTGCGCCAACCCTGCACTTTTTGACTAAGTCGCTTGTGGCTGTGAATCGTGGCAGTGTTTACGGCGAAGCATTTTCTCGCGTTGCCCAGCAGTGTCCGGATTGTGTGGTTGACATCAACTTAGCGACAGAGCGTTTTGATTTGCTGGTGCGAAAGCGTGTTGATTATGCAGTGGAAGATTTGTTCACCGGCATTTACCTGATCAACCGTGAGCCCTATAACGCACATGTCAGAGCAAGTCGTTTAACCGTACATAAAAACCCGGTACATTACATGATCCGTCCGGGTCTGTTCAGCGAAAAGCGGCTACAGCAGTTCAACCTGGCCATCGAACGCAATCAGGCTGCCATCGATGAACTGATTGATCTGCATTTCCAGCGTTTGTTATCTGGCTCTGTGCAAGCTAAGCCATAA
- a CDS encoding GNAT family N-acetyltransferase: protein MEIELKQASNADKPFLLQLRLQTMVEHLEQAGIFLSDEAHLCRLEEDYACSHLLIIDKMVVGTLKFRLVNEQVDIMQLQIAPEFQKQGLGRSTLKYLFEQYPNNPFILTVLKHNPARRLYLSLGFKTYDEDEYEYLMRRPAHKAFMA, encoded by the coding sequence ATGGAGATAGAATTAAAGCAAGCCAGCAATGCCGACAAACCTTTTCTGTTACAGCTTCGCCTGCAAACCATGGTAGAGCATCTTGAGCAGGCAGGCATTTTCCTCAGTGACGAGGCACACTTGTGTCGGCTGGAAGAAGATTATGCCTGCTCCCATTTGCTGATCATTGATAAGATGGTGGTCGGGACACTCAAATTTAGGCTGGTAAATGAACAGGTGGACATCATGCAACTACAAATTGCGCCTGAATTCCAGAAGCAAGGGCTTGGCCGCAGCACACTCAAGTACTTATTTGAGCAATACCCCAATAATCCCTTTATCCTGACAGTACTCAAACACAACCCGGCGCGTCGTTTGTACCTTTCTCTGGGCTTCAAGACCTATGATGAAGACGAGTATGAATACCTTATGCGCCGACCTGCGCACAAAGCATTTATGGCTTAG
- a CDS encoding PepSY-associated TM helix domain-containing protein yields MTMNNQTLKSLTNAHAWVGLIISTVLFVIFFAGAISLFKANITSWERTPLLIDVKAATGTPAFDKALATIEEQYQVEMHGGFFIFPPDEHNPYIEIGFESELAQPDPVTGEDHEHHTLLFDATSGELVGDSHEYNYAEFVYLLHYNLGLDRPGLYFVGLVTLFFFVAILSGIVIHWRKLFSKFFQYRKDGKKDKWLDAHNLIGTMGLPMHIMYAFTGLVFNLVIIYQISYAVILYQGNQDALLDAAGFDQPHLEEVDKRMAMTGVDDMYRRAMATMGDVTLERISIEHYGDESAILVFAATSNDDFSLWREVRYLMSSQEQIYLTMDNYDNAVRGGLSTIASLHFGDFAGYGMRMAFFLFGLATAYLIITGNLMWIDKRAKQRKQSARSLNFVRRLTSGGFIGVVLATAVGFVLARVLPVEQLGRADLIERSFYAVWIASIVIAQLFANQKLFCKGLLGICAALFALVAVADWTLMYGVSSQLEGSVLRDVLLVDAILLLLSAICVGAMKRVYAGEKQVAPTDVEPIASQA; encoded by the coding sequence ATGACGATGAATAATCAGACGTTAAAATCACTCACGAATGCACATGCCTGGGTTGGGCTTATCATTTCCACTGTCCTGTTTGTGATCTTTTTTGCAGGCGCAATCTCGTTGTTTAAGGCCAATATCACCAGCTGGGAACGCACCCCTTTGTTGATCGATGTCAAGGCCGCAACAGGCACGCCAGCGTTCGACAAAGCGTTGGCAACCATCGAAGAGCAATACCAAGTGGAAATGCATGGCGGCTTTTTCATCTTTCCCCCGGACGAACACAATCCTTATATCGAAATTGGTTTTGAAAGCGAGTTAGCACAGCCGGATCCAGTGACCGGCGAAGATCATGAACATCACACGTTGTTGTTTGACGCAACCTCGGGAGAGCTGGTCGGGGACAGTCATGAATATAACTACGCCGAGTTCGTCTATTTGCTTCATTACAACCTTGGGCTGGACCGCCCGGGTTTGTACTTTGTGGGCTTAGTGACCTTGTTTTTCTTTGTCGCGATACTCAGCGGTATTGTGATTCATTGGCGGAAGTTGTTCAGTAAGTTCTTTCAATACCGTAAAGACGGCAAAAAAGACAAATGGCTGGATGCGCACAACCTCATTGGCACTATGGGTTTGCCGATGCATATTATGTACGCCTTTACTGGTTTGGTATTCAACCTGGTGATTATTTATCAGATCTCTTATGCCGTGATTTTGTATCAGGGTAATCAGGATGCTTTACTTGATGCCGCCGGATTCGACCAGCCTCACCTGGAAGAAGTAGATAAGCGCATGGCCATGACAGGCGTAGACGATATGTACCGGCGCGCGATGGCCACTATGGGCGATGTAACACTAGAGCGCATAAGCATAGAGCACTATGGTGATGAGAGTGCCATTTTGGTATTTGCGGCAACCAGCAATGACGACTTTTCTCTTTGGCGCGAAGTGCGCTATCTGATGAGTAGTCAGGAGCAAATTTACCTGACGATGGACAATTACGACAATGCAGTACGTGGTGGCTTATCAACCATTGCGAGTTTGCATTTTGGTGATTTTGCCGGCTATGGCATGCGTATGGCCTTTTTCTTGTTTGGCCTGGCAACAGCGTATTTGATTATCACAGGTAATTTAATGTGGATCGACAAGCGTGCCAAGCAACGTAAGCAAAGTGCACGTAGTCTGAACTTTGTCAGACGTCTAACCTCTGGTGGTTTTATCGGGGTTGTTTTGGCGACGGCAGTAGGCTTTGTTTTGGCGAGAGTATTACCTGTAGAGCAGCTTGGCAGAGCGGACTTAATTGAACGCAGCTTTTACGCCGTGTGGATCGCCAGCATCGTCATCGCTCAACTGTTTGCCAATCAAAAGTTATTCTGTAAAGGGCTACTCGGTATATGTGCTGCATTGTTTGCTCTGGTCGCAGTTGCAGACTGGACCTTGATGTATGGTGTTTCCAGCCAGCTTGAAGGGAGTGTGTTACGCGACGTTTTACTGGTAGATGCTATCTTACTGTTATTGTCTGCAATCTGTGTTGGGGCTATGAAACGGGTTTATGCAGGCGAGAAACAGGTGGCACCCACAGACGTGGAGCCCATCGCCTCCCAGGCATAA